In Lineus longissimus chromosome 5, tnLinLong1.2, whole genome shotgun sequence, the genomic stretch AAGTTAATACCATATTTCCAAGCAAATTCCAGTGCCAGTGACGAGTCTAAGCTCTAGTTGAAGACCAGTTTGATACAGCTATACAAAATTTACATAAGCTTCCCCATACGATGGATTGGGCTGATGGAAAATCAAAAAAGACAGTCATGACAGAGGAGTCCCACCTTCACACGTATAATCTTAGTTGATTTTAATATATGAAACCTTTCCTATTCCCTTCCAGTGACATTCAAAGTCAGTAGTTATTACTCTCCTCGACTGTCATCCAGTATTTTTCAATTGCCAAAAATAGGGTCAAGTGGACACTTCATTGTCGTTGGCATGAACTCTATAAACTTGAATTGACGATCAGTAATCAGGAAAACCCATATTCTAACATGACTGTTGGGAGACACTAATTGACCTACAGATGATCGATTGTTATCTTATGAAGTACATTCTTCTACAATGCTTCTGTGAGGGCATCACTGATGCATTTAGGAAGAAAGAATTTGGAGGGGTATTTGTCGGCTCTTGAGTTGTTTAAGCAGTAGGCCCCTAGTTGGAAGTCctgaacaaaatgttttttacttGAGGATTGTCTTGGACTTTAAACTCATTCTTGACCCTTACTTGATGACCTCTTAAAGTTTCTAAATTGGTGAACCTGCATCATCACAGCATTTCCTTTGAGATATCCTGCTTATGATTGTCGTAAAAATATAAGGACACGTCAACCTTATATCTTTGCTTTGATGCATCATGTGTATTTTAAGAATTATCATGGCCTTCCTCAATTTCAGATTACCCGCTGTGAACTAGGTCCTGTGGCAGAGATATGTGCCACGCTGACTTGAGGCACCGAGTAGATTTGTTTACAGCAAAAACATGGCCTGATACCATGAAAATGAACCACTAGAAAAGTAAACATCTGATGGATTATGATCAGTGTTGTCATGACCTGGATCCGCTTTACCTGCATCAGGATGTGGACATGTAAAAGCCATCATTCATATAAGCCTGACAAATGAAGTGGTCGTACCAGAACTAACCAGTCCAATGTTCATGTACGAAAGCAACTTGAGCAACCTTGGTTCATTGTAGGTGAGTAGTAGATTTTATGCTTGGAGTTGGACTCGGTTGGTACAATGAATTTGGAACTTGCTCTGCTATGGTTACATGAAGAATCAACTTGATAAAACATCCAACTGGACTGATTGTGACATGTCTTCACATATCAACATTATTTGCCAACCATGATTATCTTATATTTTTTCCTCTCCTTTAATACAGCGATGGCTACTTCTACGAGATGTTTGTTGAGTTGCGCCATGGTGGCCGTGGTAATGTTTGCATCGGATTGCGTGATGCTCTCGTCCAATCAGAACCAATGTGGAGGTCACCTGACAAATAAAACTGGCTCCATAACGTCGCCAGGATACCCAGAAGTTTATCCAGGCGATTCAAATTGTGAATGGAGCATCATTGCAGGTTCAGGTTTGGGAATAACGATTATATTTGAGCAGTTTCAACTAGATGCTGGCGATACGTTAAAAATTTACGACAACGACCCAACGTTTGATTCAAGTAAACCAAAATGGCCAGCTTTTACAAGATTTGTCCAAGCTGGGACAGTGTATTCAACACATTTTAACAGATTGTGGCTTGTGTTTACATCCGATTCAGAAACATTATCTATGAAAGCGAAATTCCGTATTGGGTATTTGCTAGCTAAAACTCAATGTCCTGATGTTGTTGCACCTAAAAATGGCAGCCGTACATTTGGAGACTCAGTGCGTGGATACACAGTTACCTTTTCATGTGATGCGGGGTATATTTTACAGGGGAACAGTACCCTGACTTGTCTTGTAGGTGGGCCAGAAGGTGGACAATGGCCCGGCATGCCACCGCAGTGTGTGGCTCCTTGTTACAGTGGCTCATCAGTAGCACAAAATGGGCTTGGATACTTCACAGTGCCTAGCAATAATCCCATCCTTTCACCGAAATATCCATCCCCACTTGGAAACCCAGGTAAATGCATTTGGAAAGTACAGGTGAAAAGTGGACTATATGTGAACTTAACTGCTACAGATTTCAACCTGGACAGATTCAGTGGTTTAGAAATATGGGATCGTTCAGTTGGTGGTAGTCTCATCGGAAACTATTCTGGAAATTCTTTCCCTAAATTCATAACAAGTAGAGGTTACACCGTTTTTATCAGTCTGTTCTCTAATGGCCCAAGTGTTGGACGGTTCAGTCTCAGATTTGACATATCAAACAGCACAAATTGTGCTCCACCAGCAAATGCAGAAAATATGTATATTACTCCGGTGAAATCGACATATGATTTAGGCGATCGTGTCATGTACAAGTGTGTTTCAGGGTTTGTTCTGGCGCCGAAAAATTCCCATAATACAAAAACGAAATGTTCTGTCGGTAAACGGTGGACAGTGGTCAGTTTACCGAAATGTGTGGCATATTGTAAGGAGTGGGACCCTGACGACTTGACATTCCGAGATGTGGTGTACCGTAATGAGAGTGGTGTCCTATACAGCCCTGGTTACCCAGGCCCCCTCATAAAAGGGTCTTGTGAATATCGTATCGCTGTGGCTAGAGGTCGACTAATAGAATTTGACCTCAATAAAGTGACCCTGGACGCTTTCACAAAAATAAAGCTATACTCCGGTGTGAGTACACAAAATCGTACATTACTTATGACTCTGGCAACAAAAGATcttaacaaaataaaaacattcaaattgACGACATCCAATGCATTTGTGGTGATAGAAAAGTCAAGTGGGGAAAGTTTTGAGAAGTTTTCCATACGGTACTGGAGTACCACATCAGGGGAATGTGAAAAACCGGTGCTAGAATACGGATATATGTCCCCAGTGACGAGTGGATTTCCTGACTCTACTGTTGTTCGATTTACTTGCGAGCCTTTCTTCCAACTCCATGGTGCAGCAGAAGTTGTGTGTGTTGCGGGCGGTATGAAAAGCCGCTGGGATCCAGCTTTGCCGTCCTGTCTTAGCCGGTGTGGGGGAACATATCCGCTATTATCAAATGGCTCTATCACATCGCCATCCATTTCAAAGATTACTCGAAATCAGTGTGTGTGGAATATCAATGACCCCAGTCCTGCCGAAAATCAAATCTCATATTCAATCAGTATTGTTATGGACGTCTTAGAACTTGCACCTGATGACATTCTGAAAATTCAGCCAATTGGAGGACAGGTTGAAGTTATACGGAATAAGAAAAACCTCGTCATTGTAGCTTCGTCTGCTGGGTTCATGCTGACGTTTGTTTCATCCGAAATTTCAACGCAGGGGAGAAAATTCCGATTGACATATCAGAGTAATGTGTTTGTACCAAAGCCTTGTCCGATGCCGCCCTCTTCCGGCTACCTGTGGATTCCCGACGGGAACGCCAATCCGGGGTCAACGGTGTCATTCAGATGTAAACCGCCGTATGACCTTGTTGGTGCGGAGAAGTCAACATGCTCGAAGGAGGCGTCAGTGTGGAGTCCACCTTTGCCCGGTGAGTATTGGTAACGGGAGCGACTGTTATTGTCAACAGCATCATTCAGATGTAAAGGCGAAACGTTGCTGGTGTTTGAAAGATGTCAGCATGCATGAATGGGCTGTCTGTGTGGAATCCATGCACCTTTGCCCGGTGAGCATTGATTTTTAGGAGGGCTATTGGTCTAAGTGTCTGCTTGGTCATGTCATATCATGCCTCC encodes the following:
- the LOC135488257 gene encoding CUB and sushi domain-containing protein 3-like; the encoded protein is MATSTRCLLSCAMVAVVMFASDCVMLSSNQNQCGGHLTNKTGSITSPGYPEVYPGDSNCEWSIIAGSGLGITIIFEQFQLDAGDTLKIYDNDPTFDSSKPKWPAFTRFVQAGTVYSTHFNRLWLVFTSDSETLSMKAKFRIGYLLAKTQCPDVVAPKNGSRTFGDSVRGYTVTFSCDAGYILQGNSTLTCLVGGPEGGQWPGMPPQCVAPCYSGSSVAQNGLGYFTVPSNNPILSPKYPSPLGNPGKCIWKVQVKSGLYVNLTATDFNLDRFSGLEIWDRSVGGSLIGNYSGNSFPKFITSRGYTVFISLFSNGPSVGRFSLRFDISNSTNCAPPANAENMYITPVKSTYDLGDRVMYKCVSGFVLAPKNSHNTKTKCSVGKRWTVVSLPKCVAYCKEWDPDDLTFRDVVYRNESGVLYSPGYPGPLIKGSCEYRIAVARGRLIEFDLNKVTLDAFTKIKLYSGVSTQNRTLLMTLATKDLNKIKTFKLTTSNAFVVIEKSSGESFEKFSIRYWSTTSGECEKPVLEYGYMSPVTSGFPDSTVVRFTCEPFFQLHGAAEVVCVAGGMKSRWDPALPSCLSRCGGTYPLLSNGSITSPSISKITRNQCVWNINDPSPAENQISYSISIVMDVLELAPDDILKIQPIGGQVEVIRNKKNLVIVASSAGFMLTFVSSEISTQGRKFRLTYQSNVFVPKPCPMPPSSGYLWIPDGNANPGSTVSFRCKPPYDLVGAEKSTCSKEASVWSPPLPVCSLYCGMAGGGNFIRNASNGGAVANPGYPNMLLGRQTCRWVIQADPGQWITASFSYLDFPKDHKDITIQIFDGAHVGHQKPLLVETEYGVLPSNVTSLTGALTIDYTSTHDDIRENKGFYIRYGVVPSEHRVLMTTRAVPTATSRSSTTPSVATSTERPTVLVHTLSRKPTETTTSPHDHQLDKRVGKVENHAPRGTNTGAIIGAGVACVCLIVAGLVVGGYYWYRRRHPVRMLVGQRFPKFHNPLYETQQPTSSTFSLDKDFNLSSTSSTSLA